A segment of the Campylobacter concisus genome:
TAATAATGGTCATTTTAGCAAAAGTAATGTGGTGGGCTTAAAAATTTAGCTAACAAATCTAAGCAAATCGCCAGCTAGAAGTTAAAAGTGTTCTAATCGATACTCTTTAACTTATCTTTATTTAGCCCTTCTTCTATGCGCTTTATCTCTTCACTTCCATCTCTTACGACGTTTTTGTCAAATTCCAAGTAGTCATTTATCTTTTTTGGATATTCAACGTGACTTAGGATAAATTTAAAGACATTTAGCCTAGCTTCTTTTTTGTTATCGCTTGAGACAATGACCCATGGTGAAATGCTATTGTGAGAGGCAAGAAGCATCGAATATTTAGCGATAGAGTATTGATCCCAAAGTTCTTGTGCTTTTTGATCAACGGGTGAAATTTTAAACTGCTTTAACGGATCATTTTGCCTCTCTTTGAAGCGTTTTTTCTGCTCATCTTTTGTGATTGAAAGATAAATTTTAAAAAAAATTATGCCAGAGTTTATGATCATCTCTTCAAATTTTGGCACTTCACGTAAAAATTCCTTATGCTCTTCTTGCGTGCAAAAGCCCATCACTGGCTCAACACCAGCTCTATTGTACCAGCTTCTATCAAAGATCACTATCTCTCCGGCACTTGGTAGATGAGTCACATATCTTTGAAAATACCACTGTGTTTTTTCGACATCACTTGGCTTAGCAAGCGCTACTATACGGCAACCTCTTGGATTTAGATGCTCAGTTAGGCGTTTTATTGTTCCGCCTTTACCAGCTGCGTCGCGCCCTTCCATTAGCATGAGTACTCTAAGGCCTTTTTCTTTTACGTAATTTTGAAATTTTAAAAGTTCAATTTGAAGTAGTCTAAGCTCTTCCTCATAGCCAAGTTTCTCGCTTTTTTGGTGTTTTTTGTCTTTTGACATCTTTGCTCCTTTAAAATTTCACATATTTTCACGATTTTACAATAAAATAGAATAAATTTAAGAATTTAGACTAAAATCATCTTTTTTAATTTAGCAAGGATTAGTATGTTTTTAAAATTTCTTTTTTCGATTATTTTATTTGTAGGCTCACTTTTTGCCGAGGTTTTAGATGTTAGCAAAGCCTTTGTTTTAACTCCAAGCATTGATAGTCAAAATGTTGAAGTGAAGTTTAACTTTGGTGAAAATATCTA
Coding sequences within it:
- the ppk2 gene encoding polyphosphate kinase 2, translated to MSKDKKHQKSEKLGYEEELRLLQIELLKFQNYVKEKGLRVLMLMEGRDAAGKGGTIKRLTEHLNPRGCRIVALAKPSDVEKTQWYFQRYVTHLPSAGEIVIFDRSWYNRAGVEPVMGFCTQEEHKEFLREVPKFEEMIINSGIIFFKIYLSITKDEQKKRFKERQNDPLKQFKISPVDQKAQELWDQYSIAKYSMLLASHNSISPWVIVSSDNKKEARLNVFKFILSHVEYPKKINDYLEFDKNVVRDGSEEIKRIEEGLNKDKLKSID